One genomic region from Osmerus mordax isolate fOsmMor3 chromosome 4, fOsmMor3.pri, whole genome shotgun sequence encodes:
- the LOC136941861 gene encoding gamma-crystallin M2-like, producing the protein MADMNMMGKITFYEERNFMGRSYECMNDCSDMSSYMSRCHSCRVERGCFMVYDRTNYMGNQYFMRRGEYADYMSMFGWSDSIRSCRMIPMYRGNYRMRIYERENFGGQMHEMMDDCDSIMDRYRMNNCMSCNVMDGHWLMYEQPNYRGRMWYMRPGEYRNFHQMMGGMGGMGGMGNMRFMSMRRINDSFY; encoded by the exons ATGGCCGACATGAACATGATGGGAAAG ATCACCTTTTACGAGGAGAGGAACTTCATGGGACGTTCCTATGAGTGTATGAATGATTGTTCCGACATGTCCTCCTACATGTCCCGCTGCCACTcatgcagggtggagagaggctgtTTCATGGTCTACGACCGCACCAACTACATGGGTAACCAGTACTTCATGAGGAGGGGCGAGTATGCCGACTACATGAGCATGTTTGGCTGGAGCGACAGCATCAGGTCCTGTCGTATGATCCCCATG TACAGAGGAAACTACAGGATGAGGATCTACGAGAGGGAGAACTTCGGTGGCCAGATGCATGAGATGATGGACGACTGTGACTCTATCATGGATCGTTACCGCATGAACAACTGCATGTCCTGCAACGTGATGGACGGCCACTGGCTGATGTACGAGCAGCCCAACTACAGAGGAAGAATGTGGTACATGAGGCCTGGCGAGTACAGGAACTTCCATCAGATGATGGGAGGCATGGGAGGCATGGGAGGCATGGGCAACATGAGGTTCATGAGCATGAGGCGCATCAATGACTCTTTCTACTAG
- the LOC136941466 gene encoding gamma-crystallin M2-like has translation MTDMNMMGKITFYEDRNFMGRSYECMNDCSDMSSYMSRCHSCRVDRGCFMVYDRTNYMGNQYFMRRGEYADYMSMFNWSDSIRSCRMIPMYRGNYRMRIYERDNFGGQMHEMMDDCDSIMDRYRMNNCMSCNVMEGHWLMYEQPHYGGRMWYMRPGEYRNFHQMMGGMGGMGNMRFMSMRRINDSFY, from the exons ATGACCGACATGAACATGATGGGCAAG ATCACCTTCTACGAGGACAGGAACTTCATGGGACGTTCCTATGAGTGTATGAATGATTGTTCCGACATGTCCTCCTACATGTCCCGCTGCCACTCCTGCAGGGTGGACAGAGGTTGCTTCATGGTCTACGACCGCACCAACTACATGGGTAACCAGTACTTCATGAGGAGGGGCGAGTATGCCGACTACATGAGCATGTTTAACTGGAGCGACAGCATCAGGTCCTGTCGTATGATCCCCATG TACAGAGGAAACTACAGGATGAGGATTTACGAGAGGGACAACTTCGGTGGCCAGATGCATGAGATGATGGACGACTGTGACTCTATCATGGATCGTTACCGCATGAACAACTGCATGTCCTGCAACGTGATGGAGGGCCACTGGCTGATGTACGAGCAGCCCCACTACGGAGGCAGAATGTGGTACATGAGGCCTGGCGAGTACAGGAACTTCCACCAGATGATGGGAGGCATGGGAGGCATGGGCAACATGAGGTTCATGAGCATGAGGCGCATCAATGACTCTTTCTACTAG
- the LOC136941465 gene encoding gamma-crystallin M2-like encodes MANMNMMGKITFYEERNFMGRSYDCMNDMSDMSSYMSRCHSCRVERGCFMVYDRTNYMGNQYFMRRGEYADYMSMFNWSDCIRSCRMIPMHRGSYRMRIYERDNFGGQMHEMMDDCDNIMDRYRMNNCMSCNVMEGHWLMYEQPNYRGRMWYMRPGEYRNFNQMMGGMGGMGGMGNMRFMSMRRIMDSFY; translated from the exons ATGGCCAACATGAATATGATGGGCAAG ATCACCTTCTACGAGGAGAGGAACTTCATGGGACGTTCCTATGACTGTATGAATGACATGTCCGACATGTCCTCCTACATGTCCCGCTGCCACtcctgcagggtggagagaggttgCTTCATGGTCTACGACCGCACCAACTACATGGGTAACCAGTACTTCATGAGGAGGGGCGAGTACGCCGACTACATGAGCATGTTTAACTGGAGCGACTGCATCAGGTCCTGTCGTATGATCCCCATG CACAGAGGAAGCTACAGGATGAGGATCTACGAGAGGGACAACTTCGGTGGCCAGATGCATGAGATGATGGACGACTGTGACAACATCATGGATCGTTACCGTATGAACAACTGCATGTCCTGCAATGTGATGGAGGGCCACTGGCTGATGTACGAGCAGCCCAACTACAGAGGCAGAATGTGGTACATGAGGCCTGGCGAGTACAGGAACTTCAATCAGATGATGGGAGGCATGGGAGGCATGGGAGGCATGGGCAACATGAGGTTCATGAGCATGAGGCGCATCATGGACTCCTTCTACTAG